A stretch of Gopherus evgoodei ecotype Sinaloan lineage chromosome 19, rGopEvg1_v1.p, whole genome shotgun sequence DNA encodes these proteins:
- the FXYD2 gene encoding sodium/potassium-transporting ATPase subunit gamma isoform X1: MADEIVPEQVPDKFTYDYETIRNGGLIFAVVAFVVGLLIILSRRFRCGAKKRRRTTWTVWKAASCPLLCLGGGNCLQEPSPLHRRH; this comes from the exons ATGGCTGATG AGATCGTCCCAGAGCAGGTGCCTGACAAGTTCACCTATG ATTATGAGACCATTCGGAATGGGGGGCTGATATTCGCCGTGGTGGCTTTCGTGGTCGGACTCCTCATCATCCTCA GTCGGCGGTTCCGCTGTGGAGCAAAGAAGAGAAGAAG AACCACCTGGACTGTCTGGAAAGCAGCTTCCTGCCCACTGCTCTGTCTAGGAGGGGGGAATTGTCTTCAGGAGCCAAGCCCCTTGCACCGGAGACATTAA
- the FXYD2 gene encoding sodium/potassium-transporting ATPase subunit gamma isoform X2, producing the protein MADEIVPEQVPDKFTYDYETIRNGGLIFAVVAFVVGLLIILSRRFRCGAKKRRRQGDDDEL; encoded by the exons ATGGCTGATG AGATCGTCCCAGAGCAGGTGCCTGACAAGTTCACCTATG ATTATGAGACCATTCGGAATGGGGGGCTGATATTCGCCGTGGTGGCTTTCGTGGTCGGACTCCTCATCATCCTCA GTCGGCGGTTCCGCTGTGGAGCAAAGAAGAGAAGAAG ACAAGGTGACGATGACGAGCTGTAG